In the Streptomyces sp. NBC_00525 genome, one interval contains:
- a CDS encoding succinate dehydrogenase hydrophobic membrane anchor subunit: protein MSTETSAIGAVEGVSLYDVDNPAPVIEPPRKRTGKTPKGSRTNFEMYAWLFMRLSGIVLVVLVIGHLLIQLVLDGGVSKIGFAFVAGRWASPFWQVWDLAMLWLAMLHGANGLRTVINDYAERDNTRFWLKMLLYTATVFTVLLGTLVIFTFDPNIR from the coding sequence ATGTCCACCGAGACTTCCGCGATCGGCGCCGTCGAAGGCGTCTCCCTCTACGACGTCGACAACCCGGCCCCCGTCATCGAGCCGCCGCGCAAGCGGACCGGCAAGACCCCCAAGGGCTCGCGCACCAACTTCGAGATGTACGCCTGGCTCTTCATGCGCCTGTCGGGCATCGTGCTGGTCGTCCTGGTCATCGGCCACCTGCTGATCCAGCTGGTGCTGGACGGCGGCGTCTCCAAGATCGGCTTCGCCTTCGTGGCCGGCCGCTGGGCCTCGCCGTTCTGGCAGGTCTGGGACCTGGCGATGCTGTGGCTCGCCATGCTGCACGGCGCCAACGGTCTGCGTACGGTCATCAACGACTACGCCGAACGGGACAACACCCGCTTCTGGCTGAAGATGCTGCTGTACACCGCCACGGTGTTCACCGTCCTGCTGGGCACGCTGGTGATCTTCACCTTCGACCCGAACATCCGCTAG
- the sdhC gene encoding succinate dehydrogenase, cytochrome b556 subunit, which yields MPAGTLYRGREGMWSWVAHRVTGVLIFFFLFVHVLDTALVRVSPEAYDDVVATYKTPIVALLEYGLVAAILFHALNGLRIIAVDFWAKGPRVQKQMLWTVLGIWIVLMLGALYPVLGHAVRELFGS from the coding sequence GTGCCGGCTGGAACGCTGTACCGCGGCCGGGAAGGCATGTGGTCCTGGGTGGCTCATCGAGTCACCGGTGTCCTCATCTTCTTCTTCCTGTTCGTGCATGTCCTGGACACCGCCCTCGTCCGCGTCTCCCCCGAGGCCTACGACGACGTCGTGGCCACGTACAAGACGCCCATCGTCGCGCTCCTCGAATACGGCCTGGTGGCCGCGATTCTCTTCCACGCGCTGAACGGCCTGCGCATCATCGCCGTGGACTTCTGGGCCAAGGGCCCGCGCGTCCAGAAGCAGATGCTCTGGACCGTGCTGGGCATCTGGATCGTGCTGATGCTGGGGGCGCTGTACCCCGTCCTCGGTCACGCCGTCCGTGAACTCTTCGGGAGCTGA
- a CDS encoding 2-oxo-4-hydroxy-4-carboxy-5-ureidoimidazoline decarboxylase, with translation MPVQKRASAASGRGLLRFNTAPVRQAEAVLLECFGSRVWARRLAAHRPYPDLESLLAAADEAAYDLSPAGYAAALAAEVSPGLRADAPRSAHLALAAAHAEYERKFGHVFVICLDDYAPEEHPDQVLAGIRARLGHEEDRERAVAADEMRRLARGRLIALVSSR, from the coding sequence GTGCCCGTGCAGAAGCGCGCCTCCGCCGCGTCCGGCCGGGGGCTGCTCCGTTTCAACACCGCGCCCGTCCGGCAGGCCGAGGCCGTTCTGCTGGAGTGCTTCGGCAGCCGGGTCTGGGCGCGCCGGCTGGCCGCACACCGCCCCTACCCCGATCTGGAGTCGCTGCTCGCGGCGGCCGACGAGGCGGCCTACGACCTCTCCCCCGCCGGGTACGCCGCGGCGCTGGCCGCCGAGGTGTCGCCGGGGCTGCGGGCGGACGCGCCGCGCTCCGCCCATCTGGCGCTGGCCGCCGCCCATGCGGAGTACGAACGCAAGTTCGGCCACGTCTTCGTGATCTGCCTGGACGACTACGCCCCCGAGGAGCATCCGGACCAGGTGCTGGCCGGTATCCGGGCCCGCCTCGGGCACGAGGAGGACCGGGAACGGGCGGTCGCGGCGGACGAGATGCGGCGACTCGCCCGGGGTCGGCTGATCGCTTTGGTATCGAGTCGATAA